CTCCTCCTACAACAATTATTTTCGTTACAAATGAAGGCTTAGTTGGCCAGCACAACAGGCTGGAAGGACTGGCTAGGATATTGCAGGTTGTAGCTTCCTAAACCCTCGACAAACGGCGGCTTCTCCATGTAGGAGATTCCTCCGTTGCTGCCAATGATTCCCACACTCTGGGCAGGGGGAGGGCTGGAGAAGGGGTCAAAGGACGGATGGGTGTTGACAGCGTGGGGGGGTTGGAATGGGCTGGCGTGAGGCTGCATGGGCTGGGTGTCAGCATCAAAGTAAAGGGGGCCTGGGGATCCTGGGTAGACAAACTCTTTGGCGTTGGGAGAGAGCTGGCTGGCGATGGGACCTCCAAGGGAGTGCAAGGACAGAGATAGGGGCTTGTGCTTGAGCAGCTCCGGCGCCGAGATGGTGGTAGGAGAGCGGGTGAGCATCCTCTGGGCAGGAGGTATGACCGCTCCGGGGCCAGCTGCCGAACCGGCCACACTGCACTTCTTCATCTTGGTCGAGCCGAATTTAGTGGCGGCGAAGCTGGCGGTGGTGAAGGTGATGGGTTGAGGACGGGCAGTGGCAAGAGCAGAGGGCTGCTGCTGGGCGGAGAGGTAGGGCAGCCCGCCGCTGGGAGGAGAAGGGGTAGAGGTGTTTGAGGAGTGGGCAGCAGGGTCGGTGGGCGTGCTGGAGCTGGGGTAGCTGAAGAGGCCGGGGCAGGGCTGGCCAGACAGAGGTGTGGGAGAGCTGGAGAGTGACGGCATGAGGGCAGGAGACGCCTGGCTTCCAATTGGCACAAACACCTGAGCGTCTGGGTTAAAGCCCAGACTCTTGGCCTCCTCCGCCTCTGCATCTCCTTTACCCTCTCTGATCACCCCCTCGGCCCTCTCGCCGTCGAGGCCGAGAGGGTCCTCCAGGTAGAGAACCTTCACTGCCCCCTTCTCTCCAATCTGGTAGGATACCTCGTAAGGGTCAATCCACACACTGAGCTCTGCAGGAACATTCGCACGCACTTCCTCGGTGTCCAGTCCGCTTCTCTTGGCAGCCAACTCCACCACGGGGTCCCTCGGTGCGCCCAGGTGAATGCAGCGGAAGGCAGAGCCCCTGAGAGGGGCTTCAGGGTACCAGTGACCCTCAAAACGAGACATCAGTATCCTCTCCAGCTCCTCGCCGAACAGGTCAGCTCGACGCCGAGGCAGCTTGTTGTACAGGTAGGACACGATGAAGTTGAGGGCGACCTTCACTTCTAGATGCATGGCTGCACCAGGTTAGCGCCGTCGTGGGAGGAAAGGGATCCAGATGATGCTGAAAGTGAGGCAATGCAACTGTGACAAGGAGTTTTTTCCTCTGGCTTATTGTAAAGTGTACGATTCCTTTAGTGTCACCATGGTAAAGGCACCTTGAAGGCTGGGGCAGCAGGTTGCAGGCTGTCTTTTTTTCGTCAACAAATGtgtaacaatgttttcaggtcccaactgtgaagaaaaaaaacagaagaaagcgGTTATTTTACCTGGAAAGAACCAGAGGAAGATTTAAGGGGTGATCAAGGGAGATGGATCAAAAACAAAGAGGGAGAGGGACACGGTTATCCAGCTGTGGACAATTAATCACAGCTATATTTTATGGATATAGAAAACCTCAGTTGTATGGGGCTGGAATGTGCCACGAGAACAATCAGACTTTCAGTAATTAATTATAGCTAATCATTTAAGCAAATAATATTAGTTAGTTTTTTTGTCTGGACACCAACACCACTAAAATATAACTAAAATCCTCCACACACAAACCACATCACAGTAAGAATAATGCTGCTAATTAAAAATGCACTGTTGGTCACAATAAACTAACAGAAACTTGTGAGTAGGGCTGaaagtaatgatta
This window of the Sander lucioperca isolate FBNREF2018 chromosome 21, SLUC_FBN_1.2, whole genome shotgun sequence genome carries:
- the LOC116065422 gene encoding protein Tob2, which gives rise to MHLEVKVALNFIVSYLYNKLPRRRADLFGEELERILMSRFEGHWYPEAPLRGSAFRCIHLGAPRDPVVELAAKRSGLDTEEVRANVPAELSVWIDPYEVSYQIGEKGAVKVLYLEDPLGLDGERAEGVIREGKGDAEAEEAKSLGFNPDAQVFVPIGSQASPALMPSLSSSPTPLSGQPCPGLFSYPSSSTPTDPAAHSSNTSTPSPPSGGLPYLSAQQQPSALATARPQPITFTTASFAATKFGSTKMKKCSVAGSAAGPGAVIPPAQRMLTRSPTTISAPELLKHKPLSLSLHSLGGPIASQLSPNAKEFVYPGSPGPLYFDADTQPMQPHASPFQPPHAVNTHPSFDPFSSPPPAQSVGIIGSNGGISYMEKPPFVEGLGSYNLQYPSQSFQPVVLAN